DNA sequence from the Streptomyces sp. CA-210063 genome:
CGGAGGAGTTCGTCCGCGGACGCCGGCTGCTCAACACGGCGGTGGAGTCGGCGCGGCAGCACAGCGCGGTGGGGGTGCTGGGCTTCACGCTCGCGGTACGGGGTGAGCTGGAGACCCGTATCGGCCAATGGGCCTCCGCGCGCGGCGACTTGACGGAGGCCCTGCGCTGGGCGGAGGAACTGGGCCAGCTGACCTGCGTGAGCTACGCCCTCTACTGCCTGGCCCGGCTGGAGGCCCTGCGCGGCGACCGCGTCGAGTGCGAGGAGCATGTGGCGCGGGCGCGGCGGGAGTGCGGGGCGTACGGGATCGGCTGCCAGGAGTTCCACATGACGGCGGTGCTGGGACTGTCGGCCCTCGCGTACGGGGACCACGACGCGGCCACCGACCAGCTGGAGCAAACGTTGTCACTGGCGATCGAGCAGGGCATCGGCAATCCGGAGGTGGTTCCGTTCGCGGCGGACCTGGCCGAGGCGCACGTACGGGCAGGGAACGCGGCGCGGGCGGGTGAAGTGGTCGGGTGGCTGGAGGAGCGGGCGCGGGAGACGGGGCTCGCGTCGGCGGAGGCCGCGGCGGCCCGGGTACGGGGTCTGCTGGCGGAGACACCGGAGGAGGCGGAGACGTACTTCGGGGCCGCGTTGAAGGCCCATCAGCGGACGACAGGGCCGTTCGACTGGGCCCGGACGCTGCTCTGCTCGGCCGAGGTGCTGCGCAGGTACCGGCGGCCGGGTGCCGCCCGCGCCCCCTTGTCCTCCGCCCTGGCCTGCTTCGAACGGCTGGGGGCGGTGCCGTGGGCCCGGCGGGCGGCGAGTGAATTGGCGGCGGCCGGGGGGATGGTGAGCACGGCGGGCCACTCCGTGGCGGGTGGAACGGGTGGAACGGGTGGGACCGCTGGGACTGGTGGGACGGGTGGTGCCGCCGGTGGTCCGGCTCGTCCCGCCGGCCGCATGGGCGGGGTGCTCGACCAGCTGACACCCCAGGAGTTCCAGGTGTCACGGGCGATCGCACGCGGCCTCAACAACACGGAGGCGGCGGCGTCGCTGTTCGTGTCCCGGAAGACGGTCGAGGCCCATCTCACCCGCATCTACCGAAAGTTGCACGTCCGGTCGCGGACGGACCTGACGCGGTTGCTCACGGCGGCTGACCTGGTGGATTGAGTCTGGTGGATTGAGTACGGGTACTCATGTGGGCGGTCGCGGGTGACCGGCATGGTTCAGGCATGAGACCGAATTTCCTTGCGAAGCACTTCCTTCCGAAGTCCTTGCTGGCGGCCGCGCTCGGGGGCGCCGTCGTCCTGGGCGGCCTCGGCGCGCAGAGCGCCACGGCTGCTCAGACCTCCACGGTCGGCGTCGCCGCGGCGAGCGACGACGCGGAGTTCCGGTTCTTCGAGATGCAAGACCTCTTCTGGCAGATCTGTGCCCCGGACGTCGAGGACAGCGGTGAGTTGGCGGCGCCTTCCGCCACCGAGACCACGTCGGTCGATCCGATCGATCCGGTGCCGACGGACCCCTACGATCCGGTGCCGCTGGACGCCACCGAGCAGTGCGTCGCCGACCGGAACGCACTGCGCATCAGCAAGGCGTTCTCGGGCATGGACACGACCACCTACGAGGCGGTGCAGGCGAAGCTGACGAGCCTGCGCTACCCGGCGGCGCGGATCCACCGCATGCCGGACCAGGGGGGCGCGCCCCGGGCAAGGCTCGACCTGCGCTTGGGGGACGACCGCGCTGCTCTGGAGGTGACCGGCACCTACCTCGGAGTGATGGTCGAGACGTTCGGCGCCTCCAAGGGCGTGAGCGTGACCGAGGTGCTGCTGGAGCCGCAGCTGGACGAGCCCACGTCCTGACGCTCTTACGGGCTGGTACTGGAACTGAACAACCCCCTTGGCGGGCTGCGGAGTTGCTCCGTGGCCCGCCAATGAGCTGGGCACTTGCTGTCGTCGCCTGTCGTCACTGGCCACCCTCGGACGGCCCACAGACGGCCCGGCGACGGGCCCGAGTTGCTGCTATCGGTAGCGGCGGGACCGCTAACGTTAGCGACCTGGGTAGCGATCGCATCGCCGGTTGACCAGGACGTTAGCGAATAGCGGCCCGTTCGGGTGGACCCCCACAATCGGCCCATCTCACGCCAATGCGAGAGGTGTCGCCGGGTCGGGCCGTCGGTCATCATGTGCGGAGAAGAAGGACCGCCCTTCGGACGAGCGTTCTTCGGGACGCCTTCCCTCGTTGAGGCTCCACCGCCGTGGGCGGCTACTGGGTAGTGCGGTGCCGGGCTACGGCCGTTGTGGGGATCACTCCAGTCTCAGCCCTCTTGCCCGAGGAGAAAGAGTGGAGGCTCAGGCGGCGTTGGGGCTGACATGCCACTCTTGCGTTCCGAGGTAAGAGAGGGGCCCATGTTTAACTCGCGTAGAGCTGCGACCATCAGTAGCTGGATGTTCACGCTGTCTTTGCCTCTAGGTGCTGCCTATTTTCTGCTTCTTTATCCGATTCCATGGGGTGGCGCCCTCAGCTTCCCGGCGGCCTTCTGGACGATGGCTGTTGTGTTGCTTCTCTTCCGCTCCAAGGGGGAGGAGTTCTCGCTTGGGGCAATCCAATCAGGTGCGATGGGTCTTCTCTGGCTATATTTCGGGGCGGTTTGGCAGATTTGGCACAGCGTCAAAGCGTGCCTGGTGGCCATCCCAGTTTTATTCGTAGTGGCGTACATATTGGGGTTAATATTCCATTTCACCCGTGTACGTCCACTGCGTCAGGGGAGGATGCGGCGGACGCCCTAGCAGACGTTGGCTGCGCGGGCTGAAAGTGGGCCATGCTGCTACCGCTGGGGCCGGTAGTCACTAGACCCGAAGAGCGCCCCTCCCTGACACCCTCTGACAGTCAGGGGCCTCTGACACCCAAACCCCTAGGCAGGCGCGGGTGTCACCCCTTCTGACACTCGGCCTGACACCCCCTGACACCCGGTACTGATACTGGTACTCAGCTCGGCCCAAACGGTCTTGCCCAGGTCGCGGTCCTCGACGCCCCACTTGTCGGCGAGGGCCTCGACGATCAGCAGCCCTCGCCCGGACTCGGCCTCGGGCTCCGACCGCCGCGTTTTCGGCCGCTGCTTCTCGCACGCGTCGGCCACCTCGATACGTACGGTGCCGGTCACCCACACCACCTTCAGCAGAAAGCTGTGCCCCTGGACGTACCCGTGCATCGCGGCGTTCGTCACCAGCTCGGCGGTGACCAGCACCGCGTTCTCGTACACCTCGCTCCCCCGGGCGATGCCCCAAGCGTGCAGCCGCTGGGCGACGGTCCTTCGCGCGAGCCGGGCGCCTCGGCGGCTGGGAGTGAAGAGTTGCCTGAATTCACCGAGGACGGTGGAAGTCGTGGCGGTTGTGGTGGGGATTTCCGCATTCATGTCACTCAGCGTGGTCGTCCGGTTCTAGTCTGACCAGGTGCGACGGCGGGACGCTATGTAGCCGTATGGGTGCGGTGCGCGAGGCGTCGGCTCGTCGGCCGTGACCACGACGAGGTGAGGGCGGGATCGATGGCGGATGAGCGGAGGCCGGAGACTCCGGCGGAGGCGGACGGTACGACCGGGTTGTTCACGGCGGTCGGCAAGCTGCTGAAGCTGCTGCGGGAGCGGGCGGGGCTGACGCAGAAGGAGCTGGGCGAGGCGGTGGGGTACGGGCCGGACGCCATCGGCGCGATGGAGCGGGGGGTGCGGGTGGCTCGGCCGGAGGTGCTGGAGAAGGCGGATGAACTTCTTGATGCCGGGGGGCTGTTGAGGGCGATGGTCCCTGAGATCAAGGAGGGGATGAAGAAGGCGCGGACGAGGCATCCGGAGTGGTATCGGAGTTATGCGGGGTTGGAGGCGGAGGCGGTTGAGCTGCACTTCTATGCCAACCAGGGGGTGCCGGGGTTGTTGCAGACGGAGGACTATGCGCGGGCGGTCTTCTCG
Encoded proteins:
- a CDS encoding ATP-binding protein, which encodes MNAEIPTTTATTSTVLGEFRQLFTPSRRGARLARRTVAQRLHAWGIARGSEVYENAVLVTAELVTNAAMHGYVQGHSFLLKVVWVTGTVRIEVADACEKQRPKTRRSEPEAESGRGLLIVEALADKWGVEDRDLGKTVWAELSTSISTGCQGVSGRVSEGVTPAPA